Proteins found in one Promicromonospora sukumoe genomic segment:
- a CDS encoding ATP-grasp domain-containing protein, translating into MTTLLVTGAGGPAGRALGAQLAARAAAGADLTWVGVDIVPVDDPNYPATDHAPRADAWDYVTGMRDLVVKHAPDLVIPTVQDELPQVAVLAQTLDHATTVLTAAPGPAALAADKLLTMLALDRAGVPVPRYALPTDFESVDEALAWAHGPVVIKPRVSRGGRGVRLVESAADLSAPGDPGDLTGPAGPTVWTALDASWIVQTFAEGTEYCPQLFRPTASAGTPGIDGTGTTAVVLEKTVLKQGRVGNAAAVVRPAAGTLPDVEDVARRAVAALGLTGPADLDIRRDATGAPLVLEVNGRFGANSEHTPELLDAVLGTYQHGTYPDGTSRPAQAPR; encoded by the coding sequence ATGACCACGCTGCTGGTGACGGGTGCGGGCGGTCCCGCGGGCCGTGCGCTCGGGGCCCAGCTCGCCGCCCGGGCCGCCGCGGGCGCCGACCTCACCTGGGTGGGGGTCGACATCGTGCCCGTCGACGACCCGAACTACCCCGCCACCGACCACGCACCCCGCGCCGACGCCTGGGACTACGTCACCGGCATGCGGGACCTGGTCGTCAAGCACGCCCCCGACCTGGTGATCCCCACCGTCCAGGACGAGCTGCCCCAGGTCGCCGTCCTCGCCCAGACGCTCGACCACGCCACCACGGTGCTGACCGCTGCCCCGGGGCCTGCGGCGCTCGCGGCCGACAAGCTGCTCACCATGCTCGCGCTCGACCGCGCCGGCGTGCCCGTCCCCCGGTACGCGCTGCCGACGGACTTCGAGAGCGTGGACGAGGCACTCGCCTGGGCGCACGGCCCCGTCGTCATCAAGCCACGCGTCTCGCGCGGCGGACGCGGCGTCCGGCTCGTCGAGTCCGCCGCGGACCTCTCCGCGCCCGGCGACCCAGGAGACCTGACCGGGCCCGCCGGACCGACGGTCTGGACCGCCCTGGACGCCTCCTGGATCGTGCAGACCTTCGCCGAGGGCACCGAGTACTGCCCGCAGCTCTTCCGCCCCACCGCGAGCGCCGGCACCCCCGGCATCGACGGCACAGGCACCACGGCCGTCGTCCTGGAGAAGACGGTGCTCAAGCAGGGCCGCGTGGGCAACGCCGCCGCCGTCGTCCGCCCCGCCGCCGGCACCCTGCCCGACGTCGAGGACGTCGCCCGCCGCGCCGTCGCCGCACTCGGGCTGACCGGACCCGCCGACCTCGACATCCGCCGCGACGCCACGGGCGCGCCCCTGGTCCTGGAGGTCAACGGACGCTTCGGCGCCAACAGCGAGCACACCCCGGAGCTGCTCGACGCCGTCCTGGGCACCTACCAGCACGGCACCTACCCGGACGGAACAAGCCGACCAGCGCAGGCACCCCGATGA
- a CDS encoding tyrosine-type recombinase/integrase — MVAPPRLERITVDEAARRYLAAVEVETIRGVLSPATARSYTRDVTEFGRLTGRERILDDVTGGDVDTVLVRYQSAPDARYTDPDRKPGPGRSTATVNRFRQSVTRFFAYAARECWVQADPMQWAAPPAKVRGTLRTARTALSAGAARSLLTSPASDTPARTDQDLALRDRLVVALLLVLGPRVSELARTDVDDVAREPERTTWRIRGKGGSTRTVTLSPPLARALDDYLTHLRPTLAAKRPRDDDAQRALLLSWRGRRIDTQAIRALLARAVRRMPAPYQREATPHALRHTTATLLVADGWDVKVVAELLGHASIATTGVYLDRIEGELAAAIRSHPLAAAFD; from the coding sequence ATGGTCGCTCCTCCGCGCCTCGAGCGCATCACCGTCGACGAAGCCGCCCGCCGTTACCTGGCCGCGGTCGAGGTCGAGACGATCCGTGGGGTCCTGTCCCCCGCCACCGCGCGCAGCTACACGCGTGACGTGACGGAGTTCGGGCGGCTGACGGGCCGCGAGCGCATCCTGGACGACGTGACGGGCGGGGACGTCGACACCGTGCTGGTGCGGTACCAGTCCGCGCCCGACGCCCGCTACACGGACCCGGACCGCAAGCCCGGCCCCGGGCGCAGCACGGCGACGGTCAACCGGTTCCGACAGTCGGTGACGCGGTTCTTCGCGTACGCGGCGCGGGAGTGCTGGGTGCAGGCCGACCCGATGCAGTGGGCCGCGCCGCCCGCGAAGGTGCGCGGCACCCTGCGTACGGCCCGGACGGCGCTGTCGGCGGGTGCGGCGCGCAGTCTGCTGACCTCCCCGGCGTCGGACACCCCCGCGCGCACGGACCAGGACCTCGCGCTACGGGACCGGCTGGTGGTCGCCCTGCTGCTGGTCCTGGGCCCGCGGGTCTCGGAGCTGGCCCGCACGGACGTGGACGACGTCGCCCGTGAGCCGGAGCGCACCACGTGGCGCATCCGCGGCAAGGGCGGCAGCACCCGCACGGTGACCCTGTCCCCGCCGCTGGCCCGCGCCCTGGACGACTACCTCACGCACCTGCGGCCCACCCTGGCCGCCAAGCGCCCCCGGGACGACGACGCGCAGCGCGCCCTGCTGCTGTCCTGGCGGGGCCGGCGCATCGACACCCAGGCGATCCGCGCCCTGCTGGCCCGTGCCGTGCGCCGCATGCCCGCTCCTTACCAGCGTGAGGCCACCCCGCACGCCCTGCGGCACACCACCGCGACCCTGCTGGTCGCCGACGGCTGGGACGTCAAGGTGGTCGCCGAGCTCCTCGGGCACGCGTCCATCGCCACCACCGGCGTCTACCTCGACCGCATCGAGGGCGAGCTGGCCGCCGCCATCCGGTCCCACCCGCTGGCGGCCGCCTTCGACTGA
- a CDS encoding glycosyltransferase, whose translation MTDALAAAVLVFGATILVIGLARLLIVPCALWFEVRHRRPPAGTPPHAATIFDPPPAAPPSITVVVPAYNEGVVLDACVRSIARSDYPDFEVVCVDDGSTDDTWAQLQALAAELPRVRALTQPNGGKGAALNHGIREARGELLVLVDADGVFRPDTLGEMVRAFSDPRIGAVCGDDRTVNLDRVQTRYLALVSHVGTGLVRRALDVLRCLPIVSGNTGAFRRDVLDRTGLLREDTVGEDLELTWRVYRAGYRVAFAPRALVHAESPSTLRGLWKQRVRWARGLLQSVRWHRDMIGNPRYGVFGPYLALTVATQVLLPVIQVAAFALLVTLASLGDTGSVPDTVWEVVLFTGLALSVGLLLVAVLLDRSPGDLRHAWTLPLWPFYSAVMSLVMIRAIWLELSRADNRWNKLERTGTISVDTGREP comes from the coding sequence ATGACCGACGCCCTGGCCGCGGCCGTCCTCGTCTTCGGCGCCACGATCCTCGTCATCGGCCTGGCCCGCCTGCTCATCGTGCCCTGCGCCCTCTGGTTCGAGGTCCGCCACCGGCGCCCGCCCGCGGGCACCCCACCCCACGCCGCGACGATCTTCGACCCACCACCGGCCGCGCCGCCCTCCATCACGGTCGTCGTCCCCGCCTACAACGAGGGCGTCGTGCTCGACGCCTGCGTCCGCTCCATCGCCCGCAGCGACTACCCCGACTTCGAGGTCGTCTGCGTCGACGACGGCTCCACCGACGACACCTGGGCACAGCTCCAGGCGCTCGCGGCCGAGCTGCCCCGCGTGCGCGCCCTGACCCAGCCCAACGGCGGCAAGGGCGCGGCCCTGAACCACGGCATCCGCGAGGCCCGCGGCGAGCTGCTCGTGCTGGTCGACGCCGACGGCGTGTTCCGCCCCGACACGCTCGGCGAGATGGTCCGCGCCTTCAGCGACCCGCGCATCGGCGCCGTGTGCGGCGACGACCGGACCGTGAACCTCGACCGGGTCCAGACGCGCTACCTCGCCCTCGTCAGCCACGTCGGGACCGGGCTCGTGCGCCGCGCCCTGGACGTGCTGCGCTGCCTGCCCATCGTCTCCGGCAACACCGGCGCGTTCCGGCGCGACGTCCTGGACCGCACCGGACTCCTGCGCGAGGACACCGTCGGCGAGGACCTCGAGCTCACCTGGCGCGTCTACCGCGCCGGGTACCGCGTCGCGTTCGCACCCCGCGCCCTGGTCCACGCCGAGTCGCCCTCCACGCTGCGCGGCCTGTGGAAGCAGCGCGTGCGCTGGGCCCGGGGCCTGCTCCAGTCCGTCCGGTGGCACCGCGACATGATCGGCAACCCCCGCTACGGCGTCTTCGGCCCCTACCTGGCCCTGACCGTCGCCACCCAGGTGCTGCTGCCCGTGATCCAGGTCGCCGCGTTCGCCCTCCTGGTCACCCTCGCGTCCCTGGGCGACACCGGCTCCGTCCCCGACACCGTCTGGGAGGTCGTCCTGTTCACCGGCCTGGCGCTCTCCGTCGGCCTGCTCCTGGTCGCCGTCCTGCTGGACCGCTCACCCGGCGACCTGCGGCACGCCTGGACCCTGCCCCTGTGGCCGTTCTACTCCGCGGTGATGAGCCTGGTCATGATCCGCGCGATCTGGCTCGAGCTGAGCCGCGCCGACAACCGCTGGAACAAGCTCGAACGCACCGGCACCATCTCCGTCGACACCGGACGGGAACCATGA
- a CDS encoding sensor histidine kinase: MSTPEPGPSEPAEQPGPDADLGLVGHELRSPLTAVIGYAQLLGVGSLTDEQHRYAEVIERNGRRMLRLVDELLVAAHLAAGTFGLRREDLDLADVAGACVAELGPMARVAGVSLTAELPGPVLVPGDPDALVVAIDSLLDGAVRRTPRGGSVTVRVGVTTPGAVVEVADTGPADGQELLGRAGQEVRGLTLGLPVVAAVVRAHGGDVVVESTASENAAGGTRVTVTLPTGSAPGGSREASSTPR, encoded by the coding sequence GTGAGCACGCCCGAGCCCGGGCCGTCCGAGCCGGCAGAGCAACCTGGGCCGGACGCCGACCTCGGCCTGGTCGGGCACGAGCTGCGCTCCCCGCTGACCGCCGTGATCGGGTACGCGCAGCTCCTGGGCGTGGGCTCCCTGACTGACGAGCAGCACCGGTACGCGGAGGTCATCGAGCGCAACGGGCGGCGCATGCTGCGCCTGGTCGACGAGCTCCTGGTCGCCGCGCACCTCGCGGCCGGGACGTTCGGCCTGCGCCGCGAGGACCTGGACCTGGCCGACGTGGCGGGCGCTTGCGTCGCCGAGCTGGGGCCGATGGCGCGGGTCGCCGGGGTGTCCCTGACGGCCGAGCTGCCCGGGCCGGTCCTGGTGCCGGGCGACCCCGACGCCCTCGTGGTCGCGATCGACAGCCTGCTGGACGGCGCGGTCCGGCGCACGCCGCGCGGCGGGTCCGTGACGGTGCGGGTGGGCGTCACGACGCCGGGCGCCGTCGTCGAGGTCGCCGACACCGGGCCGGCGGACGGTCAGGAGCTGCTGGGGCGGGCCGGGCAGGAGGTGCGGGGGCTCACGCTCGGGCTGCCCGTCGTGGCGGCGGTCGTGCGCGCGCACGGGGGCGACGTCGTCGTCGAGAGCACGGCTTCAGAGAACGCGGCCGGCGGTACCCGGGTCACGGTGACCCTTCCGACGGGCTCGGCGCCGGGAGGGTCGCGGGAAGCGTCGTCCACACCTCGCTGA